One genomic window of Sphingobacterium oryzagri includes the following:
- a CDS encoding Hsp20/alpha crystallin family protein — MYRKYSHTGTDQHNGAFCKSNFSEKFEKFRQHFFDEETGFPKRHQHAQQAGVAANIREQAAYFEIQLFAAGRKKDAFKIELQDNLLTISYEETMASQEASYIHQEYWPSAFRRTFQLNDEVLTETIHASFEDGVLTVIVPKDPAAAKTVKDVKID; from the coding sequence ATGTATAGAAAATATAGCCATACGGGCACAGATCAACACAACGGTGCATTTTGTAAAAGTAATTTTAGTGAGAAATTCGAGAAGTTCAGACAGCATTTTTTCGACGAAGAAACGGGATTTCCGAAACGCCATCAGCACGCACAGCAAGCAGGTGTAGCAGCAAATATCCGAGAACAAGCTGCATACTTTGAAATCCAATTGTTTGCAGCGGGCCGGAAAAAGGACGCTTTCAAGATCGAATTGCAAGACAATCTATTGACGATCTCGTATGAAGAAACAATGGCGTCACAAGAAGCTTCCTATATACATCAGGAATATTGGCCAAGCGCTTTCCGTCGCACGTTCCAACTGAACGACGAAGTGCTTACGGAAACGATCCACGCAAGCTTTGAAGATGGTGTATTGACGGTTATTGTGCCTAAAGATCCGGCAGCAGCGAAGACCGTAAAAGACGTCAAAATAGATTAA
- a CDS encoding RNA polymerase sigma factor yields the protein MADNKSKSITESIKTYGGQLLRFVKGKVKKDEDAEDILQEVWYQFSRLTNMEELENVGAWLYAVTRNKITDSYRKRKEEPLDGMLEQDEDADNFPIREFLLADDSQNPELKLFKDIFWDELMKALDELPEKQRKVFVLNEIEDKTLQEIADLENENLKTIISRKGYAVKHLRLRLRSLYEELKY from the coding sequence ATGGCAGATAATAAATCCAAATCCATCACGGAATCTATCAAGACTTACGGAGGTCAGCTGCTGCGTTTTGTCAAGGGAAAGGTGAAAAAGGACGAGGATGCAGAAGATATTTTGCAAGAAGTTTGGTATCAATTCAGTCGGTTGACCAATATGGAAGAGCTGGAAAATGTCGGTGCATGGTTGTATGCTGTGACGCGAAACAAGATCACGGATAGCTACCGTAAACGAAAAGAAGAGCCGCTCGATGGAATGTTGGAGCAAGACGAAGATGCGGATAATTTCCCCATTCGGGAGTTCTTACTGGCCGATGATTCGCAAAATCCGGAGTTGAAATTGTTTAAAGATATTTTCTGGGATGAGCTCATGAAGGCGCTTGATGAACTGCCGGAAAAGCAGCGTAAGGTGTTTGTACTCAACGAAATTGAGGATAAGACCTTGCAAGAGATAGCTGACTTGGAAAACGAAAATTTAAAAACCATCATCAGCCGCAAAGGCTATGCTGTAAAACACCTTCGTTTACGCTTACGGAGTTTATACGAAGAGTTAAAATATTAA
- a CDS encoding OsmC family protein, whose translation MKRKASAVWNGTVKEGNGHLTTQSTVLNETQYSFNSRFEDGIGTNPEELLAAAHAGCFTMKLSADLTEAGFTPEQLETTAVITLDNGKITKSELTLNAKVPGIADDQFQEIAKSAKENCPVSGAFSFELSLSATLAAS comes from the coding sequence ATGAAACGTAAAGCATCAGCCGTATGGAACGGCACGGTAAAAGAAGGAAACGGACATTTGACGACCCAAAGCACAGTATTAAATGAGACACAATATTCGTTCAACAGTCGTTTTGAAGACGGCATTGGCACCAACCCCGAAGAATTACTGGCCGCCGCTCATGCAGGTTGTTTCACTATGAAACTTAGTGCCGATTTGACGGAAGCCGGATTCACACCAGAACAATTGGAAACCACGGCTGTCATTACGCTTGACAATGGTAAAATTACGAAATCAGAGCTTACTTTGAATGCCAAAGTGCCGGGTATAGCCGACGATCAATTTCAAGAAATTGCTAAAAGCGCAAAAGAAAATTGTCCGGTGAGTGGTGCGTTCAGCTTTGAACTCAGTTTAAGTGCTACACTAGCCGCATCTTAA